The following are encoded together in the Plasmodium malariae genome assembly, chromosome: 1 genome:
- the PmUG01_01016300 gene encoding conserved Plasmodium protein, unknown function → MQQLLNKCLNVNNSENVIDEEESLFQTCKLIVGLSDNIGEVNCLNNDSMDNDFLCGFDDYAKKNCREEIKMSVMNGMKERKLEQVNLNAYCENDFNRIFNIEYVDLPVKFYETIFLNFFSSFIQLEKMEKIFWEDYIYVMKKIYDTMKNQKYVLLHKFNSVPHQQKKNNVNYKNGDALICSDNIIAVADGVSSIKNSGINVSNFSNELLKKCLNLYLYRCVNNELFEEQNQVIFKHYNLKYKMDEVLKPIICRGACSSNFLGASTLLFSSIEKEKLHICTIGDCQMLIVRLKENYLRDKIFEKVKIKIQASDEASNFTKRESNITTIVDCDTGYDLVKDEVKGEGGKIAQSSAKLNGHLNDDLSVKLDDNISVKLDDNISVKLDDNLSVKLNDNLSVKLDDNLSVKLNDNLSVKLNDNLNVKLDDNLNVKLDDNLNVSFNKWEDEFSSNMSKCQGVYKNGENDNRLLNNKFALKDLYLKRKELYRDDINSSINNIDDVGKKNANIVLYVEEVLGEEICDDFEKYVSSQNYKIGNLSFTIKDGDLYQYPNIRSDTIISRNISCATENDFYENEKNNLYLKSTIDETGFRKLLNFFNIERKDILVDSKNYVRMENTNEILSREWTGGGSSVGVHKKEGDVKKGSEIESRINREKEKNRKSQNYMNVNNYRFRCYKEELSHFYIIYKSKIQQHYFNCPYQITFMPTNLSTNIGKDKSNITLKNNIKMNKYNDIISKCLRYCEYSSIDIRTNDIIVSGSDGLFDNIYDDDIMEILYNNFYIIKDNDFINLKHFVNFVDEYKRILKYIEHMIWNSSLKGKRTKYICSGSLRNSSDGTEKRSEREELNTKGGSNKKNGISVMSYISSDDISGNLNNRNKNRSGVRNDNKNDHISDHRKNHRNDHRNDHRNNHRSDHRNSSNSNKNSRLGNYQDKKRKSEKCTTKAANDTTDEEGENLKSFTLKGNSISYLGKKIKDKKFGTNNNCDVKKNSDVIKNSDVVKNKGKDQNNSLDKKYKNGLSFAMNKLHFPSKIKGMFSIKSKNKNTYIAKKKERVMDKERTENILSKDKKNGKVKENDKIVSNENSYRSNNNSYNSFMKNKTFDYDDDDDNRKYSANSEHIKSGKQENVQENLENDGSSASYMVSDAFTEGSNFDKFNKSNNDYDGVWVKNMHPNQLQKGGKQNTEIIVDDYVKYLRRKETNYTEKWMTEQKTLTEFSNVCDMKYNIMGNSERNNYDIKDMRNIRRKKKVIIEKKIDCSIFLYEPSDFILFDKNNNIYLNAKKACDEIIELATILASQPVNNTLLKKRRKEYNEEQKNMNGNKNKKSIKKTKTHELVKKNIQINNKCISGNLVSNINEKETYLFDQVNYDDIQSNKSNDKIILTPISEFIFDKYEKYFNMGKPDDTTVILSVVKENKYNS, encoded by the coding sequence atgcaacaacttttaaataaatgctTAAATGTGAATAACTCAGAAAATGTAATAGATGAAGAGGAGAGTCTTTTTCAAACATGTAAATTAATAGTAGGTTTAAGTGATAATATAGGTGAGGTGAATtgtttaaataatgataGTATGGATAACGATTTTTTATGCGGTTTTGATGATTATGCTAAAAAGAATTGCAGagaggaaataaaaatgagtGTAATGAATGGAATGAAGGAAAGGAAATTAGAACAGGTGAACTTGAATGCATATTGTGAAAATGATTTTAAtagaatatttaatatagaaTATGTAGACTTACCAGTGAAATTTTACGAAacgatatttttaaattttttcagTTCTTTTATTCAGCTTGAAaagatggaaaaaatattttgggAAGACTACATATAtgtgatgaaaaaaatatatgacaCAATGAAGAATCAAAAATATGTCCTATTGCACAAATTTAATTCCGTTCCGCatcagcaaaaaaaaaataatgtaaattataaaaacggTGATGCATTAATATGTAGTGACAATATTATAGCTGTAGCAGATGGAGTAtcttcaataaaaaatagtggTATTAATGTAAgtaatttttcaaatgaacttttaaaaaaatgtctaaatttatatttatatagatgtgttaataatgaattatttgAAGAACAAAATCAGgttatatttaaacattATAATTTGAAGTATAAAATGGATGAAGTATTAAAACCAATTATATGTAGAGGCGCATGCTCCTCTAATTTTTTAGGTGCATCCAcccttttattttcttccatagaaaaagaaaagttacatatatgtactatAGGAGATTGTCAAATGTTAATTGTTAGGTTGAAGGAGAATTATTTAAGAGACAAAATTTTCgaaaaagtgaaaataaaaattcaagcATCTGATGAAGCGTCAAATTTTACGAAACGTGAGAGCAATATTACCACTATCGTGGATTGTGATACGGGTTACGATCTAGTAAAAGACGAAGTCAAGGGGGAAGGGGGGAAAATTGCTCAGAGCAGTGCAAAATTAAATGGTCATTTAAATGATGATTTAAGTGTAAAATTAGACGATAATATAAGTGTAAAATTAGACGATAATATAAGTGTAAAATTAGACGATAATTTAAGTGTAAAATTAAACGATAATTTAAGTGTAAAATTAGATGATAATTTAAGTGTAAAATTAAACGATAATTTAAGTGTAAAATTAAACgataatttaaatgtaaaattagacgataatttaaatgtaaaattagaCGATAATTTAAATGTTAGTTTTAACAAATGGGAGGACGAATTCAGTAGTAATATGTCTAAATGTCAAGGAGTATATAAAAACGGTGAGAATGATAACAGGCTTCTAAATAATAAGTTTGCATTAAAAGacttatatttaaaaaggaagGAATTATATCGAGATGATATTAATAgtagtataaataatatagatgatgttgggaaaaaaaatgcaaacaTAGTATTATACGTTGAAGAGGTATTAGGGGAAGAGATCTGTGATGATTTTGAAAAGTATGTATCTAGtcagaattataaaattggAAATCTGTCATTCACAATAAAAGATGGAGATTTATATCAATACCCCAATATTAGATCAGATACAATCATTTCTCGAAATATTTCCTGTGCAACAGAAAATGACTTTTacgaaaatgaaaaaaacaatcTTTATCTAAAAAGTACTATAGATGAAACCGGGTTTAGGAAgttgttaaatttttttaatattgaaAGAAAAGATATCCTAGTGGATTCGAAGAATTATGTAAGGATGGAAAATACAAATGAGATATTATCACGTGAATGGACGGGGGGTGGGTCTTCAGTTGGagtacataaaaaagaagggGATGTAAAAAAGGGAAGTGAAATTGAAAGTAGAATTAAcagggaaaaagaaaagaataggAAAAGTCAGAATTATATGAACGTTAATAATTATAGATTTAGATGCTATAAAGAGGAACTAAgccatttttatataatttacaaatCAAAAATTCAGCAGCATTATTTTAATTGCCCATATCAGATAACTTTTATGCCTACAAATTTGAGTACCAATATAGGTAAGGATAAATCAAACattactttaaaaaataatattaaaatgaacaaatataatgatattatttcaaaatgTTTAAGATATTGTGAATATTCCAGTATTGACATTAGGACAAATGACATTATAGTAAGTGGAAGTGATGGTCtttttgataatatttatgaCGATGACATAATGGAAattctatataataatttttatatcataaagGATAAcgattttataaatttaaagcaCTTTGTGAATTTTGTTGATGAATACAAGcgaatattaaaatacattGAGCATATGATATGGAACAGTTCATTGAAAGGGAAGAGGACTAAATACATATGTTCAGGTAGTTTGAGGAACTCCTCAGATGGAACTGAAAAGCGTAGTGAAAGAGAAGAGCTTAACACAAAAGGGGgaagtaataaaaagaatggaATATCAGTTATGAGCTACATATCTAGTGATGATATCTCGGGAAACTTGAACAATAGAAATAAGAACAGAAGTGGTGTtagaaatgataataaaaatgatcaTATAAGCGATCATAGAAAAAATCATAGAAACGATCATAGAAACGATCATAGAAACAATCATAGAAGCGATCATAGAAATAgtagtaacagtaataagAATAGCAGACTTGGGAATTATCAGGATAAGAAGAGAAAGAGTGAAAAATGCACTACAAAAGCGGCAAATGACACAACAGATGAAGAAGGAGAAAACCTCAAGTCATTTACCCTAAAAGGGAATTCCATTAGCTATCTAGGCAAAAAAATCAAAGACAAAAAATTTGGTACTAATAATAACTGtgatgttaaaaaaaatagtgatgttataaaaaatagtgatgttgtaaaaaataaaggaaaggATCAAAATAATTCTCTTGATAAAAAGTACAAGAACGGCTTAAGCTTTGCGATGAACAAACTGCATTTTCCATCTAAAATAAAGGGAATGTTTTCCATTAAatcaaagaataaaaatacatatatagcaaaaaaaaaagaacgtGTTATGGATAAGGAGAGAACTGAAAATATCCTTTCGAAGGATAAGAAAAATGGTAAAGTGaaagaaaatgataaaatagtATCAAACGAAAATAGTTAtagaagtaataataattcatataacaGTTTTATGAAGAATAAGACGTTTGAttatgatgatgatgatgataacAGGAAATATTCTGCAAATTCTGAACACATAAAAAGTGGAAAACAGGAGAATGTTCAggaaaatttagaaaatgaTGGTAGCTCAGCAAGTTATATGGTAAGTGATGCTTTCACAGAGGGTTCCAACTTTGACAAATTCAATAAATCCAATAATGATTATGATGGAGTATgggtaaaaaatatgcaccCAAATCAACTCCAGAAAGGGGGAAAACAAAATACTGAAATTATTGTAGATGATTATGTAAAGTATCTAAGGAGAAAAGAAACTAATTACACAGAGAAATGGATGACTGAACAAAAAACATTGACAGAATTTTCAAATGTGTGtgatatgaaatataatataatgggAAATTCAGAACGGAATAATTATGACATAAAAGATATGAGAAATatcagaagaaaaaaaaaagtaattattgAGAAGAAAATTGAttgttctatatttttatatgaaccatctgattttattttatttgataagaataataatatttatttaaatgctAAAAAGGCTTGTGATGAAATTATAGAGCTGGCAACAATTCTAGCTAGCCAACCAGTAAATAATactttgttaaaaaaaagaagaaaggaATACAATGAGGaacagaaaaatatgaacggcaataaaaataaaaaaagcataaaaaaaacaaaaacacaTGAActagtgaaaaaaaatatacaaataaataataaatgtattagcGGAAATTTGGTttcaaatattaatgaaaaggaaacatatttatttgatCAGGTTAATTATGATGATATACAATCAAATAAAtcaaatgataaaattattttaacacCTATATccgaatttatttttgacaaatacgaaaaatattttaatatgggTAAGCCTGACGATACAACTGTTATACTTTCTGTtgtaaaggaaaataaatacaattcttaa
- the PPAT gene encoding phosphopantetheine adenylyltransferase, putative, which yields MRKNVSCEKGVLVFEDYNYVIYTRTNGKKICWHGKSKNLNNYNVNPYFCKICQNYNFSVVNNNLSLRLYMENKLFKKVQKNVKQLIKYIIRLRNKVRNIYLFIKFISSKCILKMSTFYYLKFIIEKIYERKLDKIVRVVLPIADLHKLYSYIYYENFSFTNYYKDVLSKYGRGQLRRYYCSFIILNNKKKNLTQSYEKIYGLGLIKMNSTNGMNCENDVKKKKQKIEIPEKGEMIHNAPNASNTPNSDILAKPDNAQNAEDNNKTEAENITSPKQKISLIKEINKKESNFYINRERNLKGIKVEKYKIKRTISKNLHKSDIGLFAGTFDKIHFGHMLLLFYSIFLTKKFFYIGLYNNKNIYNKKYSEEIDDLKLRIFHISDILFLIKNVYHIHFFFHNFEHIMPFIKIKNSHKILYEIITSQKTQTSMEYNKSKYQKFVNLYYFNKKKKKKKRNGKNKKEKEKNYTIPTYNNLKKKYLFLLKSKIDKIYQGKFCRKKTQLLIADEMKRKISKYLNFHLNSKKKSNRREQKKIIVFKRIHDPFSFAVDIKDLYCLTMSKESEANGYSVVNRRKLLFKKVKTDGDKTTSNEINQMKDNNNNNNSNNSNNNNNNSNNNNNSNNNRNTPCDSVNSDKKNYAEKARTCLNIFDTIDLCDGEKFSSTIIRKQNSFLKRRKFAKFLSYFIDACLFFNIEYFLIQMYTDIFMHKNVRTPFKKLYIYKVRNYFCKKKIHKEKNKFNKNSQEECSYIINDFFRHLFVLLSFFVNHFADEQQSQNKIQLFMKISITLSFFFYNNMILLIIKRKEEFVNKNIVMNVNQNVEKKINMFDIHDENMLRIYMHNVGDTILQEILNQVFIFVLVILSISILCKVFHLKNLPKENADRRCKQERKLKWHVRRNKGKQVEQGHSYDQSKDMSKQSQRNSSETKSINECTLQGNVNNPAPNARKDHFCNFQKKILKTGNSKIEEENEYNNSNYDSFLKKFNFSLYFSNYSKDKGLYKHSYIVTPHTLCNYALMSRFKNRCSNFSHNYYVPGKKNNKITCLNTCSKRLSDNSNMAASNHAGDVDYINDGKRVFNDGQCKQLKYETQNRKDIEQCPFIVHSEIKEKLIINNLYEIKIRKGEDNLNCKNKVSINDIQSYVRGRTCSNYCYNERFMSLIRININNNNEIFFFRKILIYKFLDKYFISFFSFYFLIYSKNREYNKNKPVRKAKVEDFLYLFLVSFEKHMEMIINSYIKQKWELKQKKNFSPFDPYLHYQKKYSIIHRYLIMNLSPLNNYNIDFERKYDLKKSTTNFTHTPFYIKLASIACPKDAKDLNVLSFYNIIFQNILTYENYYYPYFASLNYLHLDSF from the coding sequence ATGAGGAAAAATGTATCGTGTGAAAAGGGGGTCTTAGTTTTTGAGGATTACAACTATGTTATTTACACAAGAacgaatggaaaaaaaatctGCTGGCAtggaaaaagcaaaaatttaaataactaCAATGTTAACCCGTACTTCTGTAAAATATGTCAGAACTATAATTTTAGCGTAGTAAATAATAACTTAAGCTTAAGActatatatggaaaataagCTTTTCAAAAAGGTACAGAAAAATGTGAAACAGttaattaaatacataataaggCTAAGAAATAAAGTTagaaacatttatttatttatcaaatttattagttcaaaatgtatattaaaaatgtctacattttattatttaaagttTATAATTGAGAAAATTTATGAAAGAAAACTAGATAAGATAGTGCGTGTGGTTTTACCCATAGCTGATTTACACAAGTTATactcgtatatatattacgaGAATTTTTCCTTTACGAATTATTATAAGGATGTTTTGTCAAAGTATGGTCGAGGTCAACTCAGAAGGTACTATTGCTCTTTTATCATCcttaataataagaaaaaaaacttgACGCAATCTTATGAGAAAATTTATGGCTTAGgtctaataaaaatgaattccACAAATGGTATGAATTGCGAAAATGAtgttaagaaaaagaagcaaaaaattGAAATCCCAGAAAAGGGTGAAATGATTCATAATGCTCCAAATGCTTCAAATACTCCAAATTCTGATATCTTAGCAAAACCGGATAATGCACAAAACGCAGAGGATAACAATAAAACAGAAGCAGAGAACATCACGAGTCCTAAACAAAAGATAAGTttgataaaagaaataaacaaaaaggaatctaatttttatataaatagagAAAGAAATCTTAAAGGTATCAAAGtcgaaaaatataaaataaaaagaacaataagcaaaaatttacataaaagtGACATAGGATTATTTGCAGGTACGTTTGACAAAATACACTTTGGTCATATgctattgttattttattccatttttttaacaaagaAATTTTTCTACATCggtttatataataacaaaaacatatacaacaaaaaatattctgaAGAAATTGATGATCTAAAATTAagaatttttcatatatccGACAtcctatttttaattaaaaatgtgtatcacatacattttttttttcataactTTGAACATATAATGCCTTTTATCAAAATCAAAAATTctcataaaattttgtatgaAATTATAACAAGCCAAAAGACTCAAACATCAATGGAATACAACAAAAGTAAATACCAAAAATTTGTAAacttgtattattttaacaagaagaagaagaaaaagaaaaggaatgGGAAGAACaagaaagaaaaggaaaagaattACACTATTCCTACATATAAcaatctaaaaaaaaaatatcttttctTGTTAAAATCAAAAATAGACAAAATATATCAAGGCAAATTTTGCAGAAAGAAAACACAACTTTTAATTGCAGatgaaatgaaaagaaaaatttccAAGTATTTGAATTTCCATttaaattctaaaaaaaaaagtaatagaagggagcaaaaaaaaatcattgtttttaaaagaatacaCGACCCCTTTTCCTTTGCAGTTGATATTAAGGATTTGTATTGCTTAACAATGTCAAAGGAGTCCGAAGCAAACGGGTATAGTGTGGTAAATAGAAGGaagttattatttaaaaaggttAAAACAGATGGTGATAAAACAACAAGCAATGAGATTAATCAAATGaaggataataataataataataatagtaataatagtaataataataataataatagtaataataataataatagtaataataatagaaacaCACCATGTGACAGCGTCAATagtgataaaaaaaactatgCTGAAAAGGCAAGAACTTGCTTGAACATTTTTGATACAATCGATTTATGTGATGGTGAAAAGTTCAGTTCTACTATAATTAGAAaacaaaattcttttttaaaaagaaggaaattTGCAAAATTCTTAAGTTACTTCATTGATGCATGcttatttttcaatatcgaatattttcttatacaAATGTATACAGATATCTTTATGcataaaaatgtaagaaCTCCTTTTAAAAagctttatatatacaaagttagaaattatttttgtaaaaaaaaaatacataaggaaaaaaataaattcaacaAAAATAGCCAGGAGGAATGtagttatattattaatgattTCTTCAggcatttatttgttttgttgTCCTTTTTTGTTAATCATTTTGCTGATGAACAACAGTcgcaaaataaaatacaactttttatgaaaatttccattactctttctttttttttttataataatatgatcTTGTTAATAATCAAAAGAAAGGAGgaatttgtaaataaaaatattgtaatgaATGTTAACCAAAacgtagaaaaaaaaataaatatgtttgaCATACATGATGAAAATATGTTGAGAATTTATATGCACAATGTAGGAGATACTATCCTGCAGGAAATACTAAACCaggttttcatttttgtccTTGTGATATTATCCATATCAATACTCTGCAaagtttttcatttaaaaaatttacctAAAGAAAACGCGGATAGACGATGTAAACAAGAACGAAAACTTAAGTGGCATGTACGACGTAACAAAGGGAAACAAGTTGAACAAGGTCATTCATATGACCAGTCAAAAGATATGTCAAAACAATCTCAAAGAAATTCTAGCGAAACAAAATCAATTAATGAGTGTACCTTGCAGGGCAATGTAAACAACCCTGCACCTAATGCAAGAAAAGATCATTTTTGCaactttcaaaaaaaaatacttaaaacAGGGAACAGTAAGatagaagaagaaaatgaataCAACAATTCAAATTAtgattcttttttaaaaaaatttaatttttctttgtatttttctaattattcCAAAGATAAAGGGTTATACAAGCATAGTTATATTGTTACACCGCACACTCTATGCAATTATGCGCTAATGAGCAGATTCAAAAATAGGTGTTCTAATTTTAGTCATAATTACTATGTTcctggaaaaaaaaataataaaataacctGCTTGAACACATGTTCAAAGAGATTAAGCGATAATAGTAATATGGCTGCTTCTAATCATGCGGGTGATGTtgattatattaatgatgGAAAGAGGGTATTTAACGACGGACAATGTAAACAACTTAAATATGAAACACAAAATAGAAAGGATATTGAGCAGTGCCCTTTTATTGTGCATTCagaaataaaggaaaagcTGATTATAAATAACCTctatgaaattaaaattcgGAAGGGAGAAGATAATCTTAATTGTAAAAACAAAGTAAGTATAAATGATATCCAGAGTTATGTAAGGGGAAGGACGTGCTCTAACTACTGTTACAACGAAAGATTCATGTCATTaattagaataaatataaataataataacgaaatattcttttttagaaaaatattaatttataaatttctagacaaatattttatttcttttttttccttttactttttaatttactcGAAGAATagagaatataataaaaataaacctGTTCGTAAAGCAAAAGTAGAGgactttttgtatttatttttggtAAGCTTTGAAAAACATATggaaatgataataaatagctatattaaacaaaaatgggaattaaagcaaaaaaaaaatttcagtCCTTTTGATCCATATCTtcattatcaaaaaaaatattccataATTCATAGATACttaattatgaatttatctcctttaaataattataatatcgATTTTGAAAGAAAATATGATCTTAAAAAAAGTACTACTAACTTTACACATACccctttttatataaaattggCAAGTATTGCTTGTCCCAAGGATGCGAAAgatttaaatgtattatccTTTTAcaacataatttttcaaaatattttaacatatgaaaattattattatcccTATTTCGCTTCCCTTAATTACTTGCACCTAGAttcattttga